CATCCCGCACTCCCACGAGAGGCCTTGTCCCCCCTCGTACTTTCGCATCGCTGAGGTCACCCCATGAGGGGGAAATTTACCCATGACCAAAGTCTTTCTGGCGAACGCGCTCTCTGTGCCGGTCTTGATGTAGTGTCAAACCTCAGGGGCTCTTGCAGGTGTTGTCAATTTAACGCATGTTTGGCACACTCGGGGTCATGAACCCCTTAACGCCCGGCTATCAACGCCATTGTTTTTCCGGTCGAAATTATTCGTCATGCGATGTGGCTGTACCATCGTTTTTGTCTGAGAGTTCGCGAAGTGAAGAAGCTTCTGGTTAAACGATGCTTTATCGCTTACTGCGCAACCAGGCCTTTCAGGTCTGGAATGAATCGGTATGTGCATAAGTGGTGAGAGAAAACCCTTATCAATCTGATCACATCAAGTCAGCAATCCCCTTCGATGGGCAGGAGACCTGAGCATGGCAAGCACAACTGGTATGAGAGGGGGAGGCTTCTACGATGCGCACTCATCGGGGCAGCGCGCGGCGATGGACGAATTCCTTCCCTGGATCGTAGATGCCATGGCCGATCTGCCCTTGCCGACGAGCGACTCGCCGATCGCGCTGCTTGACCTCGGCTCGTCGGAAGGCGCCAACGCGATTCATGCGGTAGGGGCGATCATCAACGCGTTGCGCGAACGCACCCCGGCCGACATCTGGACTTTCTTCGATGATTTGCCGACGAATGACTTCAATCAACTCTTCGCCAACCTTTTTCCCGATGCGATATTCTCAAGTCGCATGGCTGGTATCTATCCCGCTGCCGTTGGCGGGTCGCTCTTCGAGCGTGTCGCTCCGGCTTCGAGCCTTGACATCGCGACGACCTTCAATGCGGTGGGCTGGCTGTCGGCGTTGCCCCCGACGCGCCTGCCGCGGTTTATCTCCCCCTCGCCGCCGGCGCAACGTGCGTTTCGCGAGGGTGTCTCCGTGAGCCAGGAAGAAAGAGCGGCTTTCACAAAACAAGCCCAGGAAGACATCCTGAGATTCTATGGTTCATGTCAAGCATTGTGTGATCCGTTCCGGATTAAAGGTTGTGCGGTAATGATGAATAGACCAAGCGGCCCGGGCGATTTTGCGAGCGATGATCACCAACGAGGCCGTCGTACTCCAACCTTGGGTGCGGTAATGGTCGTAGAGCGGTTTCCACACGGTGGTTTTGATCGCGGACATGGCGGCGTTATACAGTAACCGACGTAATTCAGCGGGCCCACGTTTCGACAAACGCCTTCGACCGGCTTTGCGCCCCGAGTCATTCGCGCGAGGATCCAACCCGGTGAAGGCGACGAACGCATCCGCTTTGCCGAATGATACGCGCTCCAACGTATTGGTCAGGGCCATACCCACCAACGGGCCGACTCCTACAATGGTTTCCACCCGGTGTTGCGATTCTTGGTGTTGAGGTGAGCGGGCAGCCAGCGCGGACATGGTCGCATCAATCTTGGCAATCAAGATCTCCAGCTTGCTCACCACGGCCTTGAGTTCGGCGGCAAAGCCGCCCAGATTGTGCATGGTTAGCTTGAGCGTGCCTTTGAGGCGGACGATCGTGGCGCGTCGCCGAATCAGTCGATCCAGCTTGCGTTGAGTGGCTGTCGGGGGCGTGTAGGGGCGCAAGCGCCTATGCTCTCGTGCGATGAGTCGGGCAATCAATTCCGCATCGACTCGGTCGGTTTTGGCCCGATTCCCCATGGCCTTGGCGTAGTGCCGAGTGTCCGAGGGGTTGAGCAGGAAGACGGTATGGCCTTGAGCCTGCGCCAGATCCGCCAGTAATTCATGATAGGCGCCGGTGGATTCCAAGCCGATGCGGCTGCCGGCCGGCAGCGATTTCAACCAAGCCCGCAACGAACCACGCTGATTGGGAACACTCTGGACCGGAAAACATGGCTCGGCGCAGGCGGCCACGACGGCATCTTTGGCCACATCCACGCCGACATTCAGACAGGTATGCATGATGGTACCCTCCAAAAAGTAAAGGAACGAGGCTGGGGTGGCACACACCGACGTGAACTTGCGGATAAATCGGCGGTCAGAATTTCTGCCGCGAGATTCTTCATCGACGATTGGGGTGTGGGTGGGAGAGTTCTCAGGAAGTCTGTCCGCTGTGCAGCAGATGTTTCTCGATGTCCCTCCACCCCAGTTTTCCTTAGCTTCTCAAAAAAGTGAGCTGTAGACACCATACAAGTTTCTACCGGGCTCGTGCCGCCGAGTTAAAGCCCGGCGGAAAGCTACTCGTTCAAGTCTTCGGACGCAACGACGAGCACGACACCGCAAATGGAATTATTGACGGTCTAAGCGACGCGATGCTGGACATGGTTGAGGAGGGCCGCCTGACCCGCGACGTTTATGAGAACTTCGTCTTCCCCGTCTATTATCGATCCCTTCCGGAGTTGTTACCGCCGACCGGAGAGAGCGGGGAGCCGCCGGCGTTCCACGTCGACAAGGCGGAGGCCCGCGACTGCCGAGTCCCCTTCAACGAGGAGTTCGCCCGCAGTGGGGACCCACGGGCCTGGGCCGAAAGCTACGCCGGATTTATTCGCGCGTTCTCCGAACCCGTTGTGACGTCCGGCCTGCCGAACACCCCAGATCGGCCACAGCTCATCGACGAGCTGTACGCCCGGATGGCGAATCGATTCCAGGCCGATCCCGCGCGCTACGAGTTTCATTTCATTTCTCTGGGTGTATTGCTGACCCGGGTATTGTGAATTTAACTCGGGTTTGGCTGCCTGCGCTGCATGAAAAAACCAACAGTCGGTCATCAACGAAACCGTTTTCTCCAGAGAACATGGTTGTGGTGAGTTCAATCCGGCCACGGGCTCTCCTGGTCTCACACACAAAGGCGCAGTGGGACCGCCAAAATCTCGCCAGAGAAATCTGCATGAAAAAGAGGAAAATTAAAAGGCGATGATCGCGGGAGAGTCCTTCGATCATGGCTCCAAGGGACCCTATTCCGCGGACGTGTTAGGAGTATTTCCGAAATGTGGGGAGGAGCTGATTTTGGTGTACACTGGTTGGCGAGAGGGTGGGAATTTGAAGTCGTGCGGGTCTGGCTAGTCCCGCACTCCCACTAGGGGGCCACGCCCCCTCGTGCCTTCGCACGGCTCCGGTCACCCCATGAAGGAAGTATTCCTCTTACCAAACCCCTTCTTTGGCGAATGCACGGCCGGAGCCCGTCTTAAGATTGCGTTCAAACCAAGGGCCTTTGAGATATCAGAAAATCCCCTATAGGTTACGAGTTTCCAATTTGTGAATTTTTAAGTATGGGCAGAGCCACCGTTGTTGGGAACAATCAGTCCTTTTTTTAAGTCGGAGGTGATCTGAGTTCGTTGAGTTCTCTCAAGCCAGGAGAAAAATTTCCCCCTGAATAGGAATGAACCTGTCTCACTGGAGCCCCCCCATGCCCGCCTCCATATCCACCCCCGAAAATTCCACCAATGGTTTTGCGGACAAAGCCAATGAGCAGGAAAATTCCGAATGAGAAAATTGGGCCAATCACATAAATCACCATGAGCACCATTCCGATAATCCAATCCATGGTTCACCTCCGATGGTTAGGAGTCATGGATTGTCTTCTTTAGATTTAGGAAAAATCATGCCAGATGTATAAGTTTGTGAATTTTGAATTTTTGGAGCCCTAGAGGGCTCTAGGGTTGTGACTAAGGATATGTATTGTATAACTCTTTAAGACAGCCTAAAACTCAAGAGTATGGCGTATTGATAAAAGCAGATGGTCATTCACGAGGCGTAACGGATCTTTCTTTTTCCATCTTCGGTGTAACTCGTAATTTCCCTGTTGAGAGCTCAATTGAAGGGTGTTTTGTTATCGTTTTGGATACAACTAGTATCTAAGGAGATACACATTCCTCGGTATCGTGTGACTTTGTTACTCCCAAAAATGTTCGGAAGTTTTTCGCGAAACTTCGTAAACATAAAGGAAAAACCTTCAATAGACGGATGGCAAAACTTTGTGGGTATAAATTTTGCTGGTCATTTCGGGAATCGGGAAAGGCCATATCTTGCGGTGAAAAGTTATGAGCATTTCTACCTTATGAATGGTACAAAACAATAATTCGTAACGATTGAAAATTAGGGATAAATTTTATTCGAGTTATTTCTTAGAAAAAATATGCATGGTGGAAATTCTAAAGGAGTTATATTCGAAAGTAGTGTCTGAGAGAGGGTTGAAAAGACGCGGCGTCTCAGATTGAAATGTCTCGTTGGGATATTGTCAATTTAACTCGCATTTGGCACACTCGGTGGCATGAACTCCAAAAGGCCCAACTATCAACGACATCGTTTTCCTTCTGAAATCATTAGCCACGAGGTGTGGCTGTACCATCGATTCTGTCTGAGCTTCCGCGAAGTGGAGGAGTTTCAGGCTGAACGAGGCATCACCGTCACCTATGAAGCCGTTCATCAATGGTGTCAAAAGTTTTGTCCTGATTATGCTCGCAAACTGAAAAAACGACAAGGACGCCTCGGAGACACGTGGCACATTGATGAAGTCTTTGTCACCATTCAAGGAAAACGGCACTATTTGTGGTGGGCTGTCGACCAGAACGGCTATACCATTGATATCCTAGTGCAAAGGCGTTGCAATCAGCGGACCGCGGAACGGGTTTTCTTCAGCATGCTCATAGGCCAAGGGTGGGAACCACAGTGGTTGGTCACTGACAAACTGCGAGGCTATGATGCAGCCCATCGCACCATCATACCCACCGTGAATCACATCAATCACGTCTATGCGAATAACCGAACGGAAGTGTCGTACCAACCTACGCGACAATGTGAGTGTCATATGCGAGGATTCTCTTCGTCATCACAAGCGCAACAGTTCCTGACGTTGCATGGGCTCACTCAGAATCTCTTTCACCTCGGCCGTCATCTGATCCAGGCGGTCAACTATCGGCTCTTACGGAGTCAGGCCTTTCAATTTTGGAAGAAAGCGGTGGGAGGGTCGCATTGCTTGGCAATTCCGTTCCATTGTGCGTACAGCCCCATAAATTGACAATGCCTAAAAACCTTTAATATGGAGGATCAACATATGGCAAAGCGTAGGTCTACCTCTAAACCTCGGAAGCAACCGCAACCATCGACAGCTATCCGGCGCGGTCGCGCAGAAGGGCAAACTCATGCGGATTCTGGAGAGCTTCGGGGCACGCCTACTATGGGTGCGGCGGTCATCTCTGGATTCTCTTTTGCAAGGAAATCGGTTGTTTATTATGAAATTGAAGGGATGGCTATTGTCGAGGGCGATATTGCACTAGGGACGGTCGATGTCGTGAAGGAGAGGACCGCGGCCGGACGCGAGGCGGTTGCCACCGACCCGAACATGGCCTTTGGAGTCGGTATTCCTGGAAGCCAGTTTCGGTGGCCGAACTGTCGGATTCCCTACGAAATTGATCCGAATCTCCCGAATCAACAACGTGTTACCGACGCAATTGCCCACTGGGAGGCCAATACGGCTTTTCGATTCCCTTTACGGACAACAGCCAATGCGGGCCAGTATCCAAATTACGTGCGGTTCACCGATGCTGGTGGATGTTGGTCAATGGTGGGCATGCAGGGTGGTCAGCAGACCATCAGTCTGGGATCTGGGTGCTCAACAGGAAATACGATCCACGAGATTGGTCACGCAGTGGGGTTGTGGCATGAACAGAGCCGAGAAGATCGTGATTTGTTTGTAACCATCAACTGGCAGAATATCCAGTCGGGAATGGCCGCTCAGTTTAACCAGCATATTACGGACGGGGATGATTGGGGTACCTATGACTATGGATCGATCATGCATTACCCGCGCACAGCCTTCAGTAAGAATGGGCAGGAGACGATTACGCCCATAGACCCTAACGCTCAAATCGGTCAGCGCAATGGTCTCTCGCCCGGAGACACTGCAGCAGTTCGGGCCATGTATCCTGGATGCTACAAAGTTCCGAAGTCGCCATGGAGTGACCCCAATAAATTTAAGAAGATCCTGGACGATGGGTGGTTCAAGAAGTTGCGCGATCCTTTGAAATTGCCGCGCGATCCGGGACCGATTAAGTCAACCTATGATCCCATGCCACCCTGGCGTCCCGAAATACGGACCAGGCCAGGGACGCTAAGACCCTTTAGCCTTGCTACGCCCCACCATGCCCCTTCAGCGCTGGGTTTCGGAGCGGCCGAAATGGGTGATGCCGGCTCCATGCTGTATTTTTCCGGGCTCGAACAAGAACTACTTGATCTTGAGGCGTCAATTACTCAGGCCCAGGCAACTGCGGCTCAAGCGAATGCTGAAGCGGGTCGGTTGCAGGAAGCCAGAGAAGCAGTTGCGATGGCCTATGAGGAGGCGATCAATCAATTCCGTGGTGGAAATCCTGGGTGATACTTATCGTCTCCCATCCAGAGGACGATCATGCCATGGCGGTGCTCGCCGCTCTCGAGTGCCGCGAGCACCCGGCAGTGCTTCTTGACACCTCTCAGTACCCGAGTAATGCCTTGGTCACCCAAAGATTTGCGGACGGCCACCGCCACGACGAAGTCTCGATCCATGGGCAAAGAATTGACCTGGCTACCTGTCATGCTGCATGGTGGCGAAGACCGCAGCCCTTCACCTTGCAGCCCGGTATAGCACCGGATGTTGTTTCATTTACCCACACTGAGTGTCACGAGGCTATCGCTGGTCTCTGGGCGGCGCTCGATGTTTCGTGGGTCAATAAACCCGACCTCGACGAGATTGCGCACCATAAACCCTACCAATTGGCAATGGCGACCAAAGTTGGATTGCCTATTCCGAGAACCGTCATTACTAATGACCCTGATGCCGCTCGCAGACTCATTGCTGAACTTGGTCCTGAACGCACCATATACAAGACTTTTCTCGCTTCTGAACAATTCTGGCGAGAGACCCGCCTAATGCGGCCCGAGGAGATGGAGATCCTCGATAGGGTGCGACTCGCCCCAGTCATTTTCCAGGAATATGTACCAGCCATCGCAGATATCCGTGTAACTGTTGTCGGAACCAAAATGTTTGCCACTGCGATTTCTCCGGCACCCGGGGGCTACGAGATTGACTACCGCATGGATATGGATGGAGCCCGTTTCGAGCCGACATCCCTTCCCATCAAAATCCAGAAGCAAATTCGGGAACTGATGGACCGGTTAGGGCTAGTTTACGGTGCCGTGGATTTACGTCGATTGCCAGACGGCCGGCATGTGTTCCTTGAGGTAAACCCTGCCGGAGAATGGCGTTTTATCGAGGAACGGACGGAACAGCCCATAACCGACGCGATGGCCAAGCTCCTTATCAAGATCGACCGAAATTGATTCCTAATAAGGAAAGGCCTATGCCAAAGACCAAAATTATCCAAGGTGAAATTGTCCTACCGACTGGAAACGTTCCGGCTGAGCCCGTTGATGTTGTCATTTATGTCGAGGATGTTTCTCGAGCTGACGCCCCCTCAATCGTCGTTGGTATGCAACGACAACACGGGGTTTTGCTGCATGCGGGTTCCATGGTTCAATTTGTGGTAGAAATACCAGTGGAACTCGTAGATCAACGTCGAAGTTATTCAGTGCGTGCCCATATTGATGTGTCGGGGTCTGGGGAAGTGAAGGTGGGGGACTTCGTGTCTACCCAGACATATCCGGTTCTTACCCACGGCCATGGTACTTCAGTTTATGTAAGCGTGAAGCGTGTGTAGCAAATAAGTGGTTAACCCCTTTTCGTTTTCTTGTTTTTGTCAATTTAGCATAAGAGGTTTTGTCAATTTAAGTCAGATTGGGCTGATTTTCTCCTTCAGGACAAGAACTTGAATTCTAAATAATCAATGAGATATGAATTCGTGTATTGCCTAATTTTTGACCAAATTCACTTAACTTGACAAGACCTTCCGCGGCGCGCTGATTGCGGCGACGCTGCACCATAATATTATGGTATCGCCCTCTTGATCCACGGCTCGCCACAGATACTGCCGTTCCCCTCGAATCGTAATAAAGATTTCGTCGATATGCCAGGTGTCACTTAATCGACCTCGTTGTTTCTTGAGCTTGGGTGCGTAAGCAAGCCCAAGCTTTTGACATCACCGGCGAACGGATTCGTAGGTCACGGTGACTCCACGTTCAGCTAAAAGTTCTTCGACTTCACGAAACCTGAGGCAGAATCGATGGTAGAGACACACGGCGTGACTAATAATTTCATAGGGGAACCTGTGACGTTGGTAGCTAATTTGTTAGTCCTCATGCCATTCGTGACCGCGGTGAATCGGGCCTTTCATATGGAAAAGTGAAATACTGGCAGGAAAGGTTTCTACAATTCAGGTCTTAGCCCACCGCGAAGGGTTGACCCGCCGCTATGTCATGCTGGTGCTGCGGTTGAGTTTTCTGGCTCTCGATCTGATTGACGCGATTCTCGCGTGGCATCAACCGCCGACATTCATGCTCGAACCGTTTCGTCGTCCGATTCCGTTGGAGTGGGTGGCCCAACGGAAGTTTTTTGGCTTCCTACCGTTGTAAGCCGGTTTCTCCAGAGAACAGGGTTGTGGTGAGTTCGATCCGGCCACGGGCTCTCTCGGCCCCACACAGAAATGCGCAGTGGGACCGCTAAAAAACCACCAGAGAAATCTGCATGAAAAAGAGAACAATCTGAGGGCGGTGATCGCGGGAGAGCCCCTCGATCATGGCACAATGGGAGCCTATCCCGCGGACGTGTTAGGAGTATTTTCGAAATGCGGGGGGAGAACTGATGTTGTTGCAGGCTGCGTGGCGGAGAGGGTGGGATTTGAACCCACGGTCCCTTGTGAGGACAACGGTTTTCGAGACCGTCCGAATCGGCCACTCTCGCACCTCTCCGTGTTTGTCTATGTTATGTGGTAGAAACTGGTTGGTTACTCCGTAGGTGCTGAAAAAAATTCTGTAAGATCGCTCGACAATCATCTGCCAGGATATCTGAGTCTACCTTCACCCGGTGATTAAACCTGGTCTCTGCCGTGAGATTGCAGATTGACCCACAGGCGCCGGCCTTCGGATCCCATGTGCCAAACACGACTCGGGCAATTCTAGCCTGAATGATGGCTCCTGCACACATGGCGCAGGGTTCCAATGTCACATAGAGGGTGGTGTCTGCCAGACGCCAGGATCCCAGTGCTATCGAAGCGGATCGAATGGCCATGAGTTCGGCATGGGCGGTCGGATCTTGTGTGCTCTCCCGTTGATTGAAGCCCGTTGCGAGAATTTTTTTATTCTGGACTAGCACCGCTCCAACCGGGACTTCTTCCACACGAAAGGCCTGATGCGCCAACTCCAAGGCCATGCGCATGAATTGACTATCCGTGGTGGGATCCAATATCTCCATGGTCATATAAAAAAGTACAGTTGGTTGATGATGGACTGAGTGAAAGTTTTTGTTCCGAAAGGCGAAAAAAATGGTAACATAGCCACTATCTGATGTATAGGTAACCCACCTGGAAATCTTGGTGAAATTTTCCGCCGGTATCGCGTGTCAGAGGCTCGTTCCTTTGGAAAAGGTGCAAGCCATGTGGCAGAGTCTTGCCCACCACTTTTTTGAGAATCGGTTACCTCTGATTACCATTGAGTGGAGCACACGATTAACCGCATCGGCCGGGCTGTTTGTGAGTCAGATTGGGCCAAGAAGCTGGTGGGCCTCACGTGAGTATCGACAAGGTGCGGCTCGAGTGATCCGGCTGTCCGCTCCCTTGCTTCGCGATCAACCCGAAGAAGAGCTCCGACGAACGTTGGCACACGAAATGATTCACCAATGGCAGTTTGATATTCGGAAGCATCGCCCGTCCCATGGGGCGGAATTTCGAGCAATGATGCACCGGATGAATGCGGCGGGACTTGGCGTGACGGTTCGCCATCAGTTGAATGTGGCTGTTCAAAGACATCATCGCTATGCCTGGCAGTGCCTTCAATGCGGAATGGCCTATCATCGGCAACGACGAACGATTATTCCGGGTCGACATATTTGTAGCCGATGTCGAGGAAAGCTTGTCGAAGTTGAGTTACATCGCACTCAAAAAACTCATGAGGAAACGATGGACGGAAAAGACGTGGATCGCGGAGGACATCAGGCAGAGAATGAATCAACTGTGCAGATGTTGTGTGTGGGTGGAATGAAGGACGCCGAAGCCTTATCGACGAAAGGCGTCTTTACCCCGGATGACTTCCGCGAGGAGTTTATCAGCGAGTTTGGCGGCTCGGCGATGGCGCCACCAACGAACGATTAGAGCATAAATCACAATAGTACTTAGGACGAGCAAGAA
Above is a window of Candidatus Nitrospira neomarina DNA encoding:
- a CDS encoding transposase; translated protein: MHTCLNVGVDVAKDAVVAACAEPCFPVQSVPNQRGSLRAWLKSLPAGSRIGLESTGAYHELLADLAQAQGHTVFLLNPSDTRHYAKAMGNRAKTDRVDAELIARLIAREHRRLRPYTPPTATQRKLDRLIRRRATIVRLKGTLKLTMHNLGGFAAELKAVVSKLEILIAKIDATMSALAARSPQHQESQHRVETIVGVGPLVGMALTNTLERVSFGKADAFVAFTGLDPRANDSGRKAGRRRLSKRGPAELRRLLYNAAMSAIKTTVWKPLYDHYRTQGWSTTASLVIIARKIARAAWSIHHYRTTFNPERITQCLT
- a CDS encoding IS6 family transposase, with the translated sequence MNSKRPNYQRHRFPSEIISHEVWLYHRFCLSFREVEEFQAERGITVTYEAVHQWCQKFCPDYARKLKKRQGRLGDTWHIDEVFVTIQGKRHYLWWAVDQNGYTIDILVQRRCNQRTAERVFFSMLIGQGWEPQWLVTDKLRGYDAAHRTIIPTVNHINHVYANNRTEVSYQPTRQCECHMRGFSSSSQAQQFLTLHGLTQNLFHLGRHLIQAVNYRLLRSQAFQFWKKAVGGSHCLAIPFHCAYSPIN
- the legP gene encoding Dot/Icm T4SS effector Zinc-dependent metalloprotease LegP, which encodes MAKRRSTSKPRKQPQPSTAIRRGRAEGQTHADSGELRGTPTMGAAVISGFSFARKSVVYYEIEGMAIVEGDIALGTVDVVKERTAAGREAVATDPNMAFGVGIPGSQFRWPNCRIPYEIDPNLPNQQRVTDAIAHWEANTAFRFPLRTTANAGQYPNYVRFTDAGGCWSMVGMQGGQQTISLGSGCSTGNTIHEIGHAVGLWHEQSREDRDLFVTINWQNIQSGMAAQFNQHITDGDDWGTYDYGSIMHYPRTAFSKNGQETITPIDPNAQIGQRNGLSPGDTAAVRAMYPGCYKVPKSPWSDPNKFKKILDDGWFKKLRDPLKLPRDPGPIKSTYDPMPPWRPEIRTRPGTLRPFSLATPHHAPSALGFGAAEMGDAGSMLYFSGLEQELLDLEASITQAQATAAQANAEAGRLQEAREAVAMAYEEAINQFRGGNPG
- a CDS encoding MvdC/MvdD family ATP grasp protein, which encodes MAVLAALECREHPAVLLDTSQYPSNALVTQRFADGHRHDEVSIHGQRIDLATCHAAWWRRPQPFTLQPGIAPDVVSFTHTECHEAIAGLWAALDVSWVNKPDLDEIAHHKPYQLAMATKVGLPIPRTVITNDPDAARRLIAELGPERTIYKTFLASEQFWRETRLMRPEEMEILDRVRLAPVIFQEYVPAIADIRVTVVGTKMFATAISPAPGGYEIDYRMDMDGARFEPTSLPIKIQKQIRELMDRLGLVYGAVDLRRLPDGRHVFLEVNPAGEWRFIEERTEQPITDAMAKLLIKIDRN
- a CDS encoding YbaY family lipoprotein produces the protein MPKTKIIQGEIVLPTGNVPAEPVDVVIYVEDVSRADAPSIVVGMQRQHGVLLHAGSMVQFVVEIPVELVDQRRSYSVRAHIDVSGSGEVKVGDFVSTQTYPVLTHGHGTSVYVSVKRV
- a CDS encoding DDE-type integrase/transposase/recombinase, coding for MDEIFITIRGERQYLWRAVDQEGDTIILWCSVAAISAPRKVLSS
- the tadA gene encoding tRNA adenosine(34) deaminase TadA; translation: MEILDPTTDSQFMRMALELAHQAFRVEEVPVGAVLVQNKKILATGFNQRESTQDPTAHAELMAIRSASIALGSWRLADTTLYVTLEPCAMCAGAIIQARIARVVFGTWDPKAGACGSICNLTAETRFNHRVKVDSDILADDCRAILQNFFQHLRSNQPVSTT
- a CDS encoding SprT-like domain-containing protein; the encoded protein is MWQSLAHHFFENRLPLITIEWSTRLTASAGLFVSQIGPRSWWASREYRQGAARVIRLSAPLLRDQPEEELRRTLAHEMIHQWQFDIRKHRPSHGAEFRAMMHRMNAAGLGVTVRHQLNVAVQRHHRYAWQCLQCGMAYHRQRRTIIPGRHICSRCRGKLVEVELHRTQKTHEETMDGKDVDRGGHQAENESTVQMLCVGGMKDAEALSTKGVFTPDDFREEFISEFGGSAMAPPTND